A DNA window from Actinokineospora baliensis contains the following coding sequences:
- a CDS encoding PadR family transcriptional regulator: MAKRRAVGNPLALAVLSGLLLEPMHPYEMGRRLKETGKDRNIKYNRGSLYMVVEQLRKAGFIAEQETVRDTARPERTVFALTDAGRDELYDWMRELVAVPEHEYPKFGVALSLLGVLEPGQAVELLGRRLVALDGEAGGIASEIAAAKAQGVLWVFLIEEDYRLALLEAERRFVTSLIAALGAPEYIRAWQDAMGEGTPWGASER, translated from the coding sequence GTGGCGAAGCGACGCGCGGTGGGCAACCCGCTGGCGTTGGCGGTGCTGTCCGGTCTGCTGCTCGAACCGATGCACCCCTACGAGATGGGGCGCAGGCTCAAGGAGACCGGCAAGGACCGCAACATCAAGTACAACCGGGGCTCGCTCTACATGGTGGTGGAGCAGCTGCGCAAAGCCGGGTTCATCGCCGAGCAGGAGACCGTGCGCGACACGGCGCGTCCGGAGCGGACCGTGTTCGCGCTCACCGACGCCGGTCGGGATGAGCTCTACGACTGGATGCGGGAGCTGGTCGCGGTTCCCGAGCACGAGTACCCCAAGTTCGGGGTGGCGCTGTCGCTGCTCGGGGTGTTGGAGCCGGGGCAGGCGGTCGAGTTGCTCGGGCGCCGGTTGGTGGCGCTCGACGGTGAGGCTGGTGGGATCGCTTCGGAGATCGCCGCGGCCAAGGCGCAGGGTGTGCTGTGGGTCTTCCTGATCGAGGAGGACTACCGGCTCGCGCTGCTGGAGGCCGAGCGCCGGTTCGTCACCTCCCTCATCGCTGCCCTCGGGGCGCCGGAATACATCCGGGCCTGGCAGGACGCGATGGGAGAGGGGACACCGTGGGGCGCGAGCGAGCGGTAA
- the ligD gene encoding non-homologous end-joining DNA ligase has product MADSPAVEVEVGGLSVRVSNPDRVYFPAIGATKLDLVNYYLSVGDGVVRALRERPCMMHRFPKGVTGDKVHQKRVPHGAPPWLETVRVHFPRYNRHADELCVTKLADVVWAVQMSTVEFHPWNSRRADTERPDEWRIDLDPMPDCGFGRVRRVARVAHEVLDELGAVGWPKTSGGRGLHVYVRIAPEWTFGEVRRAALAFAREVERRAPEEVTTTWWRKDRDPAALFVDYNQNARDHTIASAYSVRGVPEATVSTPLRWDELDAVDPRDCTIATVPARFAELGDPHAGIDDAVFRLDALLEWADRDERDGATDPGEPDDREN; this is encoded by the coding sequence ATGGCGGACTCCCCGGCGGTTGAGGTCGAGGTGGGTGGGCTCTCGGTTCGGGTGTCCAATCCGGACCGGGTGTACTTCCCGGCGATCGGGGCGACCAAGCTCGACCTGGTCAACTACTACCTCTCCGTCGGCGACGGCGTCGTGCGGGCGTTGCGGGAGCGGCCGTGCATGATGCACCGGTTCCCGAAGGGGGTGACCGGGGACAAGGTGCACCAGAAGCGGGTGCCGCACGGGGCGCCGCCGTGGTTGGAGACGGTGCGGGTGCACTTCCCGCGGTACAACCGGCACGCCGACGAGTTGTGCGTCACGAAGCTGGCCGATGTCGTGTGGGCGGTGCAGATGTCGACGGTGGAGTTCCACCCGTGGAACTCGCGGCGGGCCGACACCGAGCGGCCGGACGAGTGGCGGATCGACCTGGACCCGATGCCCGACTGCGGGTTCGGCCGGGTTCGCCGGGTCGCGCGGGTGGCGCACGAGGTGCTCGACGAGCTCGGCGCGGTCGGCTGGCCGAAGACCTCGGGCGGGCGCGGGTTGCACGTGTACGTGCGGATCGCTCCGGAGTGGACGTTCGGTGAGGTGCGCCGCGCGGCTCTGGCGTTCGCGCGGGAGGTCGAGCGGCGGGCCCCCGAGGAGGTGACCACGACGTGGTGGCGCAAGGACCGCGACCCGGCGGCGTTGTTCGTCGACTACAACCAGAACGCGCGCGACCACACGATCGCCTCGGCCTACTCCGTGCGCGGCGTCCCCGAGGCCACCGTGTCGACCCCGCTGCGGTGGGACGAACTCGACGCCGTGGACCCGAGGGACTGCACGATCGCCACCGTCCCGGCCCGGTTCGCCGAGTTGGGCGATCCGCACGCGGGCATCGACGACGCCGTCTTCCGGTTGGACGCGCTGCTGGAGTGGGCCGACCGCGACGAACGCGACGGCGCGACCGACCCCGGCGAACCCGACGACCGCGAGAACTAG